The proteins below come from a single Vidua chalybeata isolate OUT-0048 chromosome 1, bVidCha1 merged haplotype, whole genome shotgun sequence genomic window:
- the CEP76 gene encoding centrosomal protein of 76 kDa isoform X2, which translates to MSLPPEKASELKQIIHQQLLKMDVHGRIREVLAETIREELAPEHQQLSTEDLIRALRQRGIIDDVMKEIKFVTDVNETERTSAPKPSTHFVDRDPPVLKKTNIDPTRRYLYLQVLGGKAFLEHLQEPEPLPGQICSTFTLCLHFRNQRFRSKPVPCACEPDFQDGFLLEIHKDSLGEGSKMVDATTMLSICDPVHMVLIKTDTSGETTLVASYFLEWRSILAAENGITNVAVELLGVGTESKVSVGVLSIRLEMYPQLNKTLSSEITTTQFTLERQKTAEKERLFLVYAKQWWREYLQIRPTHNARLVKIFAQGDCEDHANLLCSLLLGFGLEAFVCVGTKAKGVPHTWVMTCGSDGTITFWESLTGHRYIHRPIDPDDPPLAEQPKPLYPYRTIGCIFNHEKFFGNCQPSDAVEVCVFDLHDESKWKPMSGEAIKSVCAPGATSSVPPSPPLCASTIDAAVASNEIEVQLRILVSEHRKDLGLSTVWDDQLSYLLSPALAAYELERTTGLSAGNEEFQDAVRRAVPDGHTFKGFPIHFVHRNARRAFATCLRSPFCEEIICCRGDQVRLAVRVRVFAYPESACAVWIMFACKYRSVL; encoded by the exons atggATGTCCATGGGAGGATACGAGAAGTTCTTGCTGAGACTATACGGGAAGAGCTGGCACCTGAGCATCAGCAGTTGTCCACAGAAGATCTGATAAGAGCCCTAAGACAGCGGGGAATCATTGATGATGTtatgaaggaaattaaatttgtaACT GATGTGAATGAAACTGAGAGGACTTCGGCTCCAAAACCATCAACACATTTTGTTGACAGAGACCCAccagttttgaaaaaaa CTAACATTGACCCAACACGGAGGTATCTTTACCTTCAGGTTTTGggtggaaaagcttttctggaACATCTTCAGGAACCAGAGCCTCTGCCTGGCCAGATCTGTTCTACCTTCACTCTGTGTTTACATTTTCGAAACCAGCGCTTCCGTTCCAAACCTGTACCCTGTGCCTGTGAGCCAGATTTTCAGGATGGTTTTCTACTTGAAATACACAAGGATAGCCTAG GTGAAGGAAGCAAGATGGTGGATGCAACCACTATGTTATCTATATGTGACCCAGTGCATATGGTTCTGATCAAAACAGACACGTCTGGTGAGACCACACTGGTAGCATCCTATTTCTTGGAGTGGAGGTCTATCTTGGCTGCAGAGAATGGCATAACTAATGTTGCTGTGGAACTCCTGGGTGTAG gtaCAGAATCAAAGGTTTCTGTTGGTGTTTTAAGCATTAGACTGGAAATGTATCCACAGCTTAATAAGACACTTTCTTCAGAAATAACTACTACTCAA TTCACTTTGGAACgtcagaaaacagcagaaaaagaacGTTTATTTCTTGTGTATGCTAAGCAGTGGTGGAGAGAATACCTGCAGATCAGGCCTACCCACAATGCAAGGCTGGTAAAGATCTTTGCACAG GGTGACTGTGAAGACCATGCTAATCTTCTGTGCAGTCTACTTCTTGGGTTTGGATTGGAAGCCTTTGTGTGTGTtggaacaaaagcaaaaggagtCCCCCATACTTGGGTAATGACTTGTGGATCTGATGGAACAATTACTTTTTGGGAGAGCTTAACAGGACATAG GTATATCCACAGACCTATCGACCCTGATGACCCTCCCCTAGCTGAACAACCCAAGCCTCTGTATCCATATCGCACAATAGGTTGTATCTTCAACCATGAAAAGTTCTTCGGAAATTGTCAGCCCTCTGATGCTGTGGAGGTGTGTGTGTTTGACCTGCATGATGAATCCAAATGGAAACCCATGAGTGGAGAAGCAATAAAATCTGTATGTGCTCCTGGAGCAACGTCTTCAgttcccccttctcctcctctgtgtgCTTCTACAATAGACGCTGCTGTAGCAAGCAACGAGATAGAAGTGCAGCTGAGGATACTGGTCTCTGAACACAGAAAG GATCTTGGCCTTTCGACTGTTTGGGATGACCAACTCTCCTATCTGTTGTCACCAGCATTAGCAGCCTATGAACTTGAACGCACAACAGGTCTTTCTGCAGGAAATGAAGAGTTTCAGGATGCTGTAAGGAGAGCAGTACCCGATGGTCACACCTTCAAAGGGTTTCCCATCCATTTTGTGCACAGAAATGCCAGGAGAGCATTTGCCACGTGTCTTCG GTCTcctttttgtgaagaaataatCTGTTGTAGGGGAGACCAAGTGCGACTTGCAGTTCGTGTAAGAGTGTTTGCATACCCTGAATCTGCGTGTGCTGTTTGGATCATGTTTGCTTGTAAATACCGCTCTgtcctttga
- the CEP76 gene encoding centrosomal protein of 76 kDa isoform X1, with protein sequence MSLPPEKASELKQIIHQQLLKMDVHGRIREVLAETIREELAPEHQQLSTEDLIRALRQRGIIDDVMKEIKFVTDVNETERTSAPKPSTHFVDRDPPVLKKTNIDPTRRYLYLQVLGGKAFLEHLQEPEPLPGQICSTFTLCLHFRNQRFRSKPVPCACEPDFQDGFLLEIHKDSLDTSGETTLVASYFLEWRSILAAENGITNVAVELLGVGTESKVSVGVLSIRLEMYPQLNKTLSSEITTTQFTLERQKTAEKERLFLVYAKQWWREYLQIRPTHNARLVKIFAQDENGVNRPVCSYVRPLRAGRLLDTPRQAARFVSVLGYERAPVIGGGGGKQEQWCTLLAFLCRNKGDCEDHANLLCSLLLGFGLEAFVCVGTKAKGVPHTWVMTCGSDGTITFWESLTGHRYIHRPIDPDDPPLAEQPKPLYPYRTIGCIFNHEKFFGNCQPSDAVEVCVFDLHDESKWKPMSGEAIKSVCAPGATSSVPPSPPLCASTIDAAVASNEIEVQLRILVSEHRKDLGLSTVWDDQLSYLLSPALAAYELERTTGLSAGNEEFQDAVRRAVPDGHTFKGFPIHFVHRNARRAFATCLRSPFCEEIICCRGDQVRLAVRVRVFAYPESACAVWIMFACKYRSVL encoded by the exons atggATGTCCATGGGAGGATACGAGAAGTTCTTGCTGAGACTATACGGGAAGAGCTGGCACCTGAGCATCAGCAGTTGTCCACAGAAGATCTGATAAGAGCCCTAAGACAGCGGGGAATCATTGATGATGTtatgaaggaaattaaatttgtaACT GATGTGAATGAAACTGAGAGGACTTCGGCTCCAAAACCATCAACACATTTTGTTGACAGAGACCCAccagttttgaaaaaaa CTAACATTGACCCAACACGGAGGTATCTTTACCTTCAGGTTTTGggtggaaaagcttttctggaACATCTTCAGGAACCAGAGCCTCTGCCTGGCCAGATCTGTTCTACCTTCACTCTGTGTTTACATTTTCGAAACCAGCGCTTCCGTTCCAAACCTGTACCCTGTGCCTGTGAGCCAGATTTTCAGGATGGTTTTCTACTTGAAATACACAAGGATAGCCTAG ACACGTCTGGTGAGACCACACTGGTAGCATCCTATTTCTTGGAGTGGAGGTCTATCTTGGCTGCAGAGAATGGCATAACTAATGTTGCTGTGGAACTCCTGGGTGTAG gtaCAGAATCAAAGGTTTCTGTTGGTGTTTTAAGCATTAGACTGGAAATGTATCCACAGCTTAATAAGACACTTTCTTCAGAAATAACTACTACTCAA TTCACTTTGGAACgtcagaaaacagcagaaaaagaacGTTTATTTCTTGTGTATGCTAAGCAGTGGTGGAGAGAATACCTGCAGATCAGGCCTACCCACAATGCAAGGCTGGTAAAGATCTTTGCACAG GATGAAAACGGGGTGAACCGGCCGGTGTGTTCCTACGTGCGACCTCTGCGGGCCGGGCGGCTGCTGGACACGCCCAGGCAGGCAGCGCGCTTCGTCAGCGTCCTGGGCTACGAGCGAGCGCCGGTCatcggcggcggcggcggcaaGCAGGAGCAGTGGTGCACCCTCCTCGCCTTCTTGTGCAGGAACAAG GGTGACTGTGAAGACCATGCTAATCTTCTGTGCAGTCTACTTCTTGGGTTTGGATTGGAAGCCTTTGTGTGTGTtggaacaaaagcaaaaggagtCCCCCATACTTGGGTAATGACTTGTGGATCTGATGGAACAATTACTTTTTGGGAGAGCTTAACAGGACATAG GTATATCCACAGACCTATCGACCCTGATGACCCTCCCCTAGCTGAACAACCCAAGCCTCTGTATCCATATCGCACAATAGGTTGTATCTTCAACCATGAAAAGTTCTTCGGAAATTGTCAGCCCTCTGATGCTGTGGAGGTGTGTGTGTTTGACCTGCATGATGAATCCAAATGGAAACCCATGAGTGGAGAAGCAATAAAATCTGTATGTGCTCCTGGAGCAACGTCTTCAgttcccccttctcctcctctgtgtgCTTCTACAATAGACGCTGCTGTAGCAAGCAACGAGATAGAAGTGCAGCTGAGGATACTGGTCTCTGAACACAGAAAG GATCTTGGCCTTTCGACTGTTTGGGATGACCAACTCTCCTATCTGTTGTCACCAGCATTAGCAGCCTATGAACTTGAACGCACAACAGGTCTTTCTGCAGGAAATGAAGAGTTTCAGGATGCTGTAAGGAGAGCAGTACCCGATGGTCACACCTTCAAAGGGTTTCCCATCCATTTTGTGCACAGAAATGCCAGGAGAGCATTTGCCACGTGTCTTCG GTCTcctttttgtgaagaaataatCTGTTGTAGGGGAGACCAAGTGCGACTTGCAGTTCGTGTAAGAGTGTTTGCATACCCTGAATCTGCGTGTGCTGTTTGGATCATGTTTGCTTGTAAATACCGCTCTgtcctttga
- the CEP76 gene encoding centrosomal protein of 76 kDa isoform X3: protein MSLPPEKASELKQIIHQQLLKMDVHGRIREVLAETIREELAPEHQQLSTEDLIRALRQRGIIDDVMKEIKFVTDVNETERTSAPKPSTHFVDRDPPVLKKTNIDPTRRYLYLQVLGGKAFLEHLQEPEPLPGQICSTFTLCLHFRNQRFRSKPVPCACEPDFQDGFLLEIHKDSLGEGSKMVDATTMLSICDPVHMVLIKTDTSGETTLVASYFLEWRSILAAENGITNVAVELLGVGTESKVSVGVLSIRLEMYPQLNKTLSSEITTTQFTLERQKTAEKERLFLVYAKQWWREYLQIRPTHNARLVKIFAQDENGVNRPVCSYVRPLRAGRLLDTPRQAARFVSVLGYERAPVIGGGGGKQEQWCTLLAFLCRNKGDCEDHANLLCSLLLGFGLEAFVCVGTKAKGVPHTWVMTCGSDGTITFWESLTGHRYIHRPIDPDDPPLAEQPKPLYPYRTIGCIFNHEKFFGNCQPSDAVEVCVFDLHDESKWKPMSGEAIKSVCAPGATSSVPPSPPLCASTIDAAVASNEIEVQLRILVSEHRKDLGLSTVWDDQLSYLLSPALAAYELERTTGLSAGNEEFQDAVRRAVPDGHTFKGFPIHFVHRNARRAFATCLRSPFCEEIICCRGDQVRLAVRVRVFAYPESACAVWIMFACKYRSVL from the exons atggATGTCCATGGGAGGATACGAGAAGTTCTTGCTGAGACTATACGGGAAGAGCTGGCACCTGAGCATCAGCAGTTGTCCACAGAAGATCTGATAAGAGCCCTAAGACAGCGGGGAATCATTGATGATGTtatgaaggaaattaaatttgtaACT GATGTGAATGAAACTGAGAGGACTTCGGCTCCAAAACCATCAACACATTTTGTTGACAGAGACCCAccagttttgaaaaaaa CTAACATTGACCCAACACGGAGGTATCTTTACCTTCAGGTTTTGggtggaaaagcttttctggaACATCTTCAGGAACCAGAGCCTCTGCCTGGCCAGATCTGTTCTACCTTCACTCTGTGTTTACATTTTCGAAACCAGCGCTTCCGTTCCAAACCTGTACCCTGTGCCTGTGAGCCAGATTTTCAGGATGGTTTTCTACTTGAAATACACAAGGATAGCCTAG GTGAAGGAAGCAAGATGGTGGATGCAACCACTATGTTATCTATATGTGACCCAGTGCATATGGTTCTGATCAAAACAGACACGTCTGGTGAGACCACACTGGTAGCATCCTATTTCTTGGAGTGGAGGTCTATCTTGGCTGCAGAGAATGGCATAACTAATGTTGCTGTGGAACTCCTGGGTGTAG gtaCAGAATCAAAGGTTTCTGTTGGTGTTTTAAGCATTAGACTGGAAATGTATCCACAGCTTAATAAGACACTTTCTTCAGAAATAACTACTACTCAA TTCACTTTGGAACgtcagaaaacagcagaaaaagaacGTTTATTTCTTGTGTATGCTAAGCAGTGGTGGAGAGAATACCTGCAGATCAGGCCTACCCACAATGCAAGGCTGGTAAAGATCTTTGCACAG GATGAAAACGGGGTGAACCGGCCGGTGTGTTCCTACGTGCGACCTCTGCGGGCCGGGCGGCTGCTGGACACGCCCAGGCAGGCAGCGCGCTTCGTCAGCGTCCTGGGCTACGAGCGAGCGCCGGTCatcggcggcggcggcggcaaGCAGGAGCAGTGGTGCACCCTCCTCGCCTTCTTGTGCAGGAACAAG GGTGACTGTGAAGACCATGCTAATCTTCTGTGCAGTCTACTTCTTGGGTTTGGATTGGAAGCCTTTGTGTGTGTtggaacaaaagcaaaaggagtCCCCCATACTTGGGTAATGACTTGTGGATCTGATGGAACAATTACTTTTTGGGAGAGCTTAACAGGACATAG GTATATCCACAGACCTATCGACCCTGATGACCCTCCCCTAGCTGAACAACCCAAGCCTCTGTATCCATATCGCACAATAGGTTGTATCTTCAACCATGAAAAGTTCTTCGGAAATTGTCAGCCCTCTGATGCTGTGGAGGTGTGTGTGTTTGACCTGCATGATGAATCCAAATGGAAACCCATGAGTGGAGAAGCAATAAAATCTGTATGTGCTCCTGGAGCAACGTCTTCAgttcccccttctcctcctctgtgtgCTTCTACAATAGACGCTGCTGTAGCAAGCAACGAGATAGAAGTGCAGCTGAGGATACTGGTCTCTGAACACAGAAAG GATCTTGGCCTTTCGACTGTTTGGGATGACCAACTCTCCTATCTGTTGTCACCAGCATTAGCAGCCTATGAACTTGAACGCACAACAGGTCTTTCTGCAGGAAATGAAGAGTTTCAGGATGCTGTAAGGAGAGCAGTACCCGATGGTCACACCTTCAAAGGGTTTCCCATCCATTTTGTGCACAGAAATGCCAGGAGAGCATTTGCCACGTGTCTTCG GTCTcctttttgtgaagaaataatCTGTTGTAGGGGAGACCAAGTGCGACTTGCAGTTCGTGTAAGAGTGTTTGCATACCCTGAATCTGCGTGTGCTGTTTGGATCATGTTTGCTTGTAAATACCGCTCTgtcctttga